The Clupea harengus chromosome 13, Ch_v2.0.2, whole genome shotgun sequence DNA window ACAATGTTGACCGTGGGAATGAGAAATGAGTccaggaaaaaagagaagaagtaAAACTATATGCACTTTCCATATGTGTAGGAAACGTTTACTGCTCGACCAGCGGACAAACAAGTGAAAAGCTGAAAATGTTTCTCCTGGGCTCCTGGTTGTTAGACGATACTTCAGCTAGCTACCGGAATTTCCATGGAGTCTTGCTACAcactgagagggtgtgtgtgtgtgtgtgtgtgtgttggggggggggtaactgcTGCTCAGTCAGTTTGAACAGTGGGCACTAAGTCCCATTTGCCAAAAGGAGAATATGAAACTGACGTGTGGCCTtgggaaaacaacaaaaaaattctttcttttttaagatTAAAGACTGCTGCCACACAGGTTGACAAGGCATATTTGCTTGGACACATCTGGACTTGTACTTGTAACTGATACAAAGCCCTAGATTCTGAAGCTGCAGGCATCTGGAACTTGACTTATTTATCCATTAACAAATGAGATAATTTCGCAGTTTTCCCTCACTAGGTGCCCTGTGAGGaaataacacccccccccccccttcctcaaaaaaagtatttatgttCTGTTTCATGTATCAATGATAGATAATGAGAGTTAAATTTGATGACATCTCATGAAGTGAACAGTTAAAAAAGGCATTTTCAACAGGGACtgcaacataaataaataaataaacctaaAAAATGCTGTAAGTTTCAGACCTAATTTGTGCATGCAGAGCTACAAAACGTACACAATTAAACAGAGGCGATGCCCAACAAACAGTAGTTCAGCACACAAAATCTGTCAAGCTGCAAGATTGACAGTGGTAGGGGGTTGAGCTCACCCCCGCACTGGTATGCCTGCCTGCTTGGCTGAGGAGATGACCTCTTTAAACCTCAGCATGCTTTCCTTGATGGAGCAGTTGATGTTCTTCTTGCTAAACGTCTCCGAGGCCGATCCAAAAACAGCTACTTCAGTAGCCCCCGCCTCAACCTTTCAGATGTGGAGACCGTGGGGAAATGGATATAAATCAGTCAAGCTAAACATTTACTGATCAGGGCAAGGCTCTCCACGTGATGTAAACACACCCATTCAGCTAAAGGTTAACAGAGGAAAACTAATTTTAAGTCAGGACATATGTTGTATATAAAGGGcgataaacatttaaacaagtGACAAACAGTTGTTAATAACTCCAAAAAGAGAATGTCATGgcataaataataaacatttttgCTCACAGCAGCCTGGTAGCCTCGTAGGTTAGGTGTTAAGACTGGATATTTGACATGAGGTGACTTAGTAATTCCTTTAAGCACATCAACATGGTCAGCCATCTACGAGATACACAGACAACATAGAAATAGGGTTAATGTGTCCAGCAGAGAGTTTGAATTATTTTTAATGcacaatacatttaatttaacttGACACAAAGGTAATTTGTAAATGTACTTGGCTAACTCGTAACTTTAATCCATATTCATGAATCACACATATTTGTAACATTTAGGATTGACACAAAGTAGCTCAAAACAGCACCTTTAAAATATCCCATAGAACTATTCTGAAAACATCTGCGTGTTTGATGCATAACTCAAATGTCTAAGGTACAGGTTGTGCTCGCCAGTCTCGCAGAGAACAATGAACGCCTCGTAAATCACTCAGCGCGTTCTCCGCGCGCACCAAAGAGCCATTACCTGCGGTACCCACTTAAAGGACACAAAGCTGGTGGCCTCAATCACGGGCAGGCCCGTTTCGGAGAGCATGTTTATCAGCTGGATTTTGACCTCTGTCGGCACCATTTCCTGTAAAGACAATGACACTGAGCTGGCTTTGAGGATCCAGTTAACAGGAGGTTCAGAGGTACCCCTCCGTGCATCTGTGCATTTCAGCTGCTTTGCGTTTGCAATCGCAATAATTTAGTGCATTCAGCTGCTGCGTTTATATCTCAAAAGAGGGATTTCTCCAAATCGCTGCGTGCTGTTACTCACAAACCTTAACACTGTCATCATGTCTATCTTGAGAGTTACAGCATTACATGGTTGTGGGAATGATAAAGATATGACTTACTCCTACTAAACTTATAACATATGAGCCATCTGGTGGGACCATGTCGTGTTTCCTATATATTTCAAGGTCGGTTTGTGTTCATTTCGTCAATATAGTATTTGAAGGGAAAATGTGAACCATATGTTTTCAGTAATCATTGAGAAAGATCCATTTTGTCCTATTTTCATGAACCAATAGCCTATGTGAATTGCACTACAAACCATTCTTTGTCTTTTCCTTTGAGAATAAAGCCTCCTTTCTTCAGACCCTGTGTGGTATACTGTACTTAACATTGCTGGAACAGTGGATCTTTCAGTAAATATTAATTCAATTTTAGACTTGAAGTGTGCGCAGAAATGGTAATCCATCTGAAAGCACTGTAGCACTGCACTTTATGATGAAAAGAGGTTTGAGGATATATAATACCTTTTCATTTTGCAGTCCATCTCTTGGTCCAACTTCAACAATTTTGACCGTTTTGGGGAATTCACAAATGGCACCATACTGCAAATGACACTTTGCACAGTCAGTGAACAAAAGAGCAGGGCAATGAATGTGTTAACTgtgttgtatttcattttatggAGAATCTAACAGTCTGTAAAAGATGCATAGCCTGCTGTATGCAAAGTTTCCTGTCAAATGATGCATTTTACCGTGTGTGAGTTTTAAGTCAAGACACTTTTGACATTAGACTTTCTGTTGCCAGACCATTCATAATTTGCCATGTGTCTGGAAGACATATTTCTCCCTTTTAACAGTAACACTTTGTCCAGCTTTGAGCTTTGGGGGTATGGTAAAGGAGGAAGCTTAACATTTCTGTTAGTACATTTGGACAGCAATAAACCTTGACCTTGAGAAATAAAGACATACCCTGGTGAGATGCTACCTAATGTTAATGTTGCATCTGTTCTAATTCCACTAAATCAAACCGGGCGAAAGTAGGGGAGTTAACGGGGCGTTCACTCGAAGCATTCCCCTCGAATGACAGTGGAAAGACCTTAGCTTGTGGGAGTGGAAGAGgggccttcctctctccctcctgtatATCAACCGGGCGCATCGTCTGAAAGCCCTGTCTGATTCATCAGCTATAACTCATCCATAATTTACATCCTCGTCTTGTCATGCTCGCCTTATTTTAAGTAGCTGCATCACACCGAAAAAGCCAGCCGTTTCCTTCTCGTTCTCCTCTTTCCGAAGGCATCCAGCCTTTCCCATCCGCAAATTACAAACAATGTGAACTGCAAGCAGTAGACCCAGTCTTATGCATAATGATGTATCCAACCCCACCCCCGCTTATTCTGCTCTAAGTCACATGTGCGATGCATGTGCTGAAGCATGCAAGAGTCCCCCACCTTCTCCTCTTGTAGCCAGCGAGCCAGCCAAGGGTAATCCTGCGCGAGTGTCTCATAGCTCAGACAGTGCTTCACCGCGGAGGGGATGCTACCCATCGGTGAGACTCCCGACAGGTCCTTCTCCTCGATGCGCTGGAGAAACCCCTTTCTGCCGCGGGAGCACCTGTGGCAGTGACGTTCTCTCGAGCTGTTAGCGATTGCTAAGAGGAAACGAGAGTCGTAGTCAGGCCTCGCTGGCAGAGGAAATCACATCAGGGGAGAGGGTGACTCAGCGGTTACCATGGCAGCAGCATCCTCGCCTTTGAAGggatatagaaagagagagagagagagagagagagagagagagagagagaggtgggggaggggagcgTCAGCAGCGTGTCATTAGGGAATGGACTGTGAGCTGCTGTTTCGTCTGGATAACATTGACACTGTTATAAACGACTCACCGAGCTGTGCGCTCCTAGCGGGTATGTTTGAGCTCTGTGGGGATTCAGCACCAGagcaaaacacagaaaagacTGGCGGCAAGACGCCTGGCTTGTCCAGGTCACCTAGCCGTTTCTTTCTCGGCGGAAATATAAGGGGTTCAGGGAAACATGCTGCCTTGATTGATCTCCTGTGACTGAAACAGCTGAAGGTTTTTTCATTGCCAGGCTTGCCACTGCTGCCAATGTCAACTGCGCTGTGTAATAGAATCCCTCTGTGAGGCTGGGGCACAATTTACTTGTGAAAGAGCCATTCTTCCTCGCCCAGATGTTAACAATAGAGAGGCTTAATGAAGTCCTAGTGCTGAGTCCTCCTATGACAATAACCTGGTGTGCAGGGAGAGATATTTGCATCCCATTCAGGCAAGGGCAAGAAGCTGGTATGACCAGGTTTCTTTGTGGAAAGGGTATCTCTCATTCACGGGCTGTCACCATTTTACAGTTTAATATTCCCCCCTATTGAGAGCACATTCCAGACAATTTCTATATGAAAGAAGCTGCTAGAGGTAAATCTATAGCAAGTCCAATTTGAAGGCTGTTTGATGTTCTTGGATGTGCTGGAGAAGAAAGCGTGAATGAAAGGAAGAATTCAGAAGAATGTTGCTGTCGCTCACAATGACTTAATTCACCAACCTACTATGAGGCTTCTCATCACATGACATCTATTTTTTATATTAGGATTGTAATATATTTAAATGTGGCTCTAGAATGCATGAAGTTAATCAGTCTACGAATAGAGCTGCCCTGGTGTAAATAGCCAAAGATGAAGGGGATTCACAAAAGAGATACCTGAATACTGATAATTGACTTAATTAGCTGGCTCTCACTTTTTGGGTCAGATTGGATATAATGCCCAGTAGGTCTATGGGATGCCTGTGCTATGGTGTAGTGCATGGTCTCACTATAGCCTCACAAGTGCGCCATACACTGGTAAAGCatactctgaactctgaactctgttcctctttcagtAGATGGTTTTATAGCTCGGTAAAGAAGAGTAGGGAAACAGGAAGGCTTTTTATTCAAGTGTGTCAGCATTTGATTTTCAAAAACTCATTTACCCGTGGTGGTAACAGTGTGCATGTTAATTCTAAATTTGCATATCCAGTATGAAGAATAGCTTGTTTAATCTGTATGACAGATGGTTTGTTTATATTCACCATGTTTGATATGTTCTTGACAAGACAGTGTGAAAAGATATCTCAGGAGTCTTCTGGAGCTAAAGATCAGTGAAGACAACCTGGGATTTATTTATGCACTACTTACTTCTGATGAGCAGTCCATCATTTCTCAATTAATCATGTGGATTTCTGGTCCGTGCAACATTCTTATTTTATCCCACAAGATGATCATAAATGTTTACCACTCCCTTCCCTTGctaacaagaggaaaaagagcatAGGCATCTGAAATTCCCATGAACTGATACCAATTACAATTGCGCTCACAAAATGGTAGAGCAGGTTTCACTTAACTGTTGCTGCCAGATAATAAATTCAATGCTTAGCTAAATTCGGGGTAAATGACATTAAAATCATAAATCACAGACCTGCTCTTGCCTCCCCCAACCTTTCTACTTCAAGTGCTGATCTAATCAAGACCATTGTGCCAATAAAagagtgagactgtgtgctTTTTATCTTAAGGATGAAACAGATGTGAAAAATACACTTTATAGGGAGCAGGTTTCGGCATGGCATCAAAGACGTTTTAGGCCATCAGATAAAtactgaaaacaaaaagaaaccgGGAAAATGGACTCCAGATTAAATCAATTTTCATCCACCATGCGTCTCCAATTCTCAACCTAGAAGAGCCTGATTGCATCCCGGGATGTTTATCCACGTTGGGCTTCCTCTCACTGAGCTGCAACAAATACACTTTCCAAGGGATTCCTGAAGAGATTACACTGTGTATGTTCCTAAGTGTCCAGATATCTTGTGACACACTCTGAGTGTAAATCTCGGGTACAAATTATGTGTTTATCCAAACCACCACTCCATTTTGTTATTTGGTTGGTGTCTGTTGTAGGTAATTAATGAAATACCAATACATGTCCAAATTGAATGTAGCACACCAGTTCCCACTGATGGAATACGATCTATTTCAGAGCTGTAATGCTACAATGCCTCACTCTCAAACTTAATGGTgtggtgggaagagagagaaagagagagagagagagagagagagagagagagagagagagagagagagagaaaccccaGGGGACATGTAATTTTTTTGCAAAGGCAAAAACCTTTGAAACCTATAAAAACAGTGGGTCACCTTATATAGTTGTTTCAGGAAGACAGGCAGGCCCGAGCCAATTTTCCACTGTTCTCCTCTGAGACAGCATGTGTATTAAAGATTACTTTTGCGCTAGTTGCCTCGTGGAGCAATCATGGCCCAGAGTTGTAAAAGACGACTGTCCTGTGTGCCAGAGGTACCACGAGGAGCAGGTAGGAAGCCATCAAGATCCAGAATTGTTTACTGTGCACATCAGTTTCCCAGTTCACTCTCACAGTAATCAAAAGGTGTGAGCGGATGTCTTGGTAATGGTAGACTATTTTGCAGACTGAGCTATAAggccaaaaataaataagaatctCCCAAATGAGGTTCAGATTAGCATGCTTACGGCTAGGAAGTGCCTTAAAGAATTCCTATTCAAAGGGAAGAATAATGACATGTCCAAAGTGCCATCACATAGCAGGGTATGTGCAGTATTTAGAGAACAGGCAGGTTGTTCGTATGCATACTAAACACAGTCGTATTACACTTTGAAATATGCATGTAGATATTTTAACAAGCACAAAGATGTATTGTGAAGATTGTTTAATTACACTTATGGGGCATCCAGATGATGCTTTACTTGCTCCATGAGGACTGTAAACTCACAGACTTCAGAGCATTCCTCTTTTTCTGTGAAAATGAGAATTTCAGCCCAGCATTTACCAAAGGCCaaacataaattaaataaattgaCTAGCAGAGGCGGATGGCCTTTAAGGTTTTTGCACAGCAGGAAAAGAAACACCTTTGTTAATTGCTTCTTCATTAGCAACAATTTGTTTAGCATATTTTTAAGTGCTTTTCACTGAGAGCTAAAGAGCAGACAGAGCACTCATTTCTAAATCATGCAGAAAGAAGTTAAACCATGAATTAACTCAGCCCCAGGGGATGTGAATGGCAAATTGACAGCAGAACAGACATGATTTGTGTCTCAGAGTATTAGACATACTCATTAAAATTCTTTGGAGGTGTGGGTCGGCTTTTTCTAAATGACTACAGTTTTTCCCAGTCATGAATCACTTactaatacaatacaatacccACAGCTGATATTCAAACCCACCAACCCACTGAGCTAGATACAGAATTTCTCTCTCCGATTCATACAACACCCTCAAAAATCACTATGAAAAGGCTTAATATCCTGAGGAGGATGTTCTTGTGCAATTTTCTTGAACGCTTTTCAAGGCATCAGCCACCTCACAGAGGGACTTTGGCTATTTGGCAGAGCAAAGCAACGTTGAGAGCTAATCTTAAATTAAGCCTGACAGATCCCAGTTAGCGCAGCACCCAGGGAGCCTGCTGGAAAGTCTCCTGTCAACCTCAGGATGGTACATATCATGCGTATGAATAACGGGTGATACTATTCGGTATTCATTTCACCACTCTGCTTGTCTGCTAGAAGTATTGTCTgtctgaaaaaaatcaaatcgAAGGGATCTGGAAATCTTTTGCAATCGAAAGTATCCCAGAACCGGAGGAATTTGTGAATCAATTTCTCTTTGCGTTTTGCTTTGTGTTCGCCTGGTGATGTGAGACAGCATCTTCAAGGTCTTGGTCCTTTGTCCTCATGTTCCATAACCAGGCAAAACATGCACACCTATGAATGGACATGTACCTCAAGAAGTCGTATTTCATTGAGGACACATTCCTTTAATGTTGTGCTGTGGCCTTGTGTTACCAAATAGCATGTAAAACCGAGACCCAGATGGTCTGTTCATGAGGCCATGATTGAGCTGTAACAGAAGACTGAAGCCCACCCACAGTACCCAAATAGAGAGAACCATATGTGAAAACATGAATAAAGTAAActgcaaaacatttttattagATACAATTTCACCGGCCTTGTGGACGGACTGCAAGCTGACGCTCTGAAAATAAACTGTGAGTcgagcaaaaaaagagagaaaagaatagcaaaaaaagagaaagagaaaaaaagatgtaaaaATTCAGTTTACTGAAGGATAATGAGAGTGACTTCCACAGAAACGACTGAACTACCCGCACAGATgttcagatgtgagtgtgtgcactggGTTGAATGACTCCTTTCAAATAAAGCAATCATTCACTTGTTTATAATTGAATGCATGGCCCATGGCTGCTTTTCCCACAGAGTGAGAGCATGCATGGGTCCACAATGCTTTTAATATTTATGTTTTTCCTGTTGTTGGTCAAACACATTCTgataaacaaattaaaataaacataGTGGTAATATACATGTTATATAATTAATGGATTTGAACTTCTGCTATTTTAACTTCAGTTAAGGTTTCGATTGAGATGAAATTACATTGGAAAGCATCTCATCTCACAAAGGTTGCATATATTCAGACCTTTACCCCTCGAGTGCTGTCCTCCACACATGTCTGTGCACATTGTACCGGATCTGAGGTAGGCATGGTCCCAAACAGTTTGTGCATCTGTTTTCCCTATTAGCGGAACATACCTTGGTGTGAGAGCTGGAGCTCAAAACAGAAATGTCAGCAGCACTTTAAAGAACCGTCCAAAACAGTGAAGCCCTTGCTGTAGAGTTTAGGTCCTCCACGGTCATTGCGTGGTACGCTGCCAATAGTGCTCGGTGCACATATGAGATAACTACATGCATGGTGTGGAGCAGGCAGCGAAACACATAAAGAGGCCTTGTTTCAAGGTAAACCATTATGATGGAAGGCTTTAACGCTATTTAATTTAGCAGGcaaagccccccctccccaccaccagcCCAGCACTAAAAAGTACTTgctaaaacacaaaatacaaacactCTCAGAGGACTCTCGGGAGATGGTTTACAGCTGTTTTGAAAACTGCCGTTTCGCAGAgggcccggggggggggggggggggggggggttgtgtaggGATGGGGATGGTGGCAGGGGCTCGTGAGGAAGGGTGTGATGATGGGGGCTGTTGGAGAGAGGAGTGTCAGGGTAGCTCTGGCTCATGCCAAGCGCAGGGGGCACTCCCGAGGGGCACCGGTCCAGTGTATTAATCCGCTCTCAGTATGGCAACTGTTACTCGTTGCTTTTAATGTGGTTGTCAGGTTTACGCTGAGCGGGGCCGGTGCGACTCGCAGAGAATTCCTTAAAATAGGAGCCCATTCATGCCGGATCCCGGTGTTATAGAAAGGAAGAAATTTAGCAGAATTGGAAAGAGCCCACGATATTAAACAGTAGATGGGATTGTGAGGTGCCAGCGGTAGCCATGCCGAGCTACAGGCCACAGGAATGCAAATCAGGCCCCGTCGCCAAGAGTTAAGTTAGCAGGTGGCCTCCGCTATTCATCGGACGTCAACGCTCTTTTTTAGATCGAGCCCACATAACATCTGGGCAGACTGGTCACTGGTTTTTAGAAATACAGTCACTCAATGTTCTGACATGccaagagagagtgaaagagtgagaaaaaacaCGCTATAAAAAGGGGAGTTGGAGTGGGGGTGTGTAGATATCCTGTGTTCAGAAGGGGTCAACCGagctgtgtaaataaatattaacCTTTCAACTAATGCCCGTGGTTACAGTGATCTCCAAGTCATGGGTCAATTAAAGTAAATTGCTTTATATAGTGAAAATGCAGTCTTTCACATTAGGACAACAGCTAAAAAGAACAGTATTTTGGTTTGTGATAGATGCAACTTCTCTAGtctatttccctctctattAGTAGAAACTTAGTTAATCTAAGTAGGTTTGATTTCTAATATTACCAACACTAATTTGACCACCCTATAATAGAACATAAAGATAGATCTCAGTGGTTTTAAGAAGCCCTTTTGTTCAAAACAGTGCCTACAGAGTTAAAGACTTTAAATGTTTCCCGTAATTACTTGAAAAATCACTTAAAAGGCAGGTTATCTCTGGAGaccactgtctgtctgctgaaAGGTTAATCATTGGCAGAGTCAAGAGTTGGAATGACAACTATGTCAATTGTCAGTCTGCAGACAAAAGACAGGTTCTTACTTTATCTAACTAAGATAGGCAGTCgcagagaaaataaacagaacCCTACATTTGATTGCAGGCTTCCATTGCGTAGCTATTTCAATTACAGAAATTGTGCCCCAGTAGTTATGTCTACTGCTATTTAGTCCATGAAGTAGACTTAAGTGCACATACTGCTATTATAGACACAAGAGAAGTACCTATGCAGTACCTGAAACTCAGAGTTGAAAAACAGAACCATATGACAAACATCCTTCATCTTCTGCGAAAGCTTAAAGTTATCAAATAAAGCTATTATAAATAGTACGTAACCTCATCCATTTCCTAATTAACCAAACAGTCTATTTTGCACACCATTTAGTAACACAGACTACCCAATCTACAATCTTGTGCACATAAATAAAAAACCAGACAACCCTTTTTTTTCAGTCGTAGCGCTCCACACGAGCACGGTCTCATCTCTCAAAGTCAACAAGCGGTTGCAAAGTGTGACTGAGATTAAAATAAGTTTCCTAAGAGAATGGAGGGGTTGTGGTCCAGATCAGGTGTGACTCGCCAGGCTCTGCTCAacatctggccctcatctgggcCACATCCGGCAGCTCTGTGGGTGTTGACTGCCTTCTCACAGAATGAAAGCACTGGCATTGGCGCCATCATTAGAGTGGAGGGTGTTTGGACAGAGAACATCCCTGGGGTGGAGTACGCTCGTGTTTGGTTCATACTCAAACATTTACAATTCTTACGTGGAAGTACTTCAGCTGTACATAAAACACCCATAAACTTTAAATACCAACACATCTTGACACCCCCAAAGCTAGAAGACCTGAGAACTTTCAGCTGGATAGGACTTAACAATGTATATTCAGGGGATGTGAGACAGTAGAAAGAAGCCAAAAAATTCAAGGGAGACTAACAGCAAAAGTGCTTGTCACAAAGGTAATCATTcatgaaaatacatttaatgcCACAAACAGTAATCCAATAGAGTAGATACAGTAACTTCTTTGACATATATTACTAAAATCTGTACATTTctgagacattttatttcatatttttaacAGTATAAGTACATGTCCACTGTGTATGTTTCAATCATTGTCTGAAAAAGCTTTCAGGTTTGTTCTTAAATTATCACATTACAATGCAAGATGAGTACTTTTCAATATAATTTTGTCAATCCTGCTTCTGTTTCTTAAAATGATAAGATTGAATGATAATATGATTTTAAAGATAAAAAAGTGACTTAAATAAGATTtaaatatatatcttttttatttttagacatTATTCTATAATAGCCCACTTGCAATTAGCCAATATATAATTTAACTGAACACCTTCAAATAATATAGAAAAAGTGACTTTGATTAATTACTGTAATTGCTTGAGCAGATGGAGAACAGTTTAGTTGTTTGaaatcaacaaaaacacatcacaacatATATCATTCCTTTAAATGATGCCATAAATTTGTGAAGATAACATGCATTGCCCGTCCCTTTTCTGTGCAACACAAATAAACTCCTGGCTGTTTGTGAGTTCCGTTTGTCAACACAGTGATGTTATTTGGGGTCGCTATCTGGGCATGTTGGCAGTGGCAACTTGGCTTTTCTCTAAAATATGTGGTCATTTAATCATGTTCGCCACATGCGCACAATAATCTGACAGATCTCTCATCTAAGTTCTTGTTTATACAGTATATCCTTAAATGCATGTAGATGAAGAAATTTGGCTTGTCCTCGTGCAACACACTCTTCCTCCGAATATCAATACCAACTCCCACTCACAACCCAATTTTCAAATTACCTCTCAACAAACATTTTCCCCTATTAGTATTCTCTGGGCATAGAGGTGACATCTGACTGCAGATTTACCAAAGAATTCAGAGGATTTGGTGAGTGCATTTCACATCTAAGCTTATGTAATTCACTGTTGACCAtggattttcatttttattggcCGGCTGAGACCAGCACACAGCCTTTGTGAATTCCATCAGGTTTGTTTGCAGCTATTGTGATGGTATTAAACATTCCTCTGATGGTGTCAGCCATGCCAGTAAATGAAGAGTATTTGTCTCACAAAGCCGTCCTGTTATAAATGAAATATTTTCTCAATTTTCTCTAATGTCATAAATGCCAAAGAGTTTTGAAAATGGCTTAGGAGAGTAAAAGTAAAATCCATACAAATCCTTCAATAAAACACTTGGGTTGTTTGTATGTCATCTATGACATCATAATTTTCGTTcaacaaactgaaataaatgtccCAGTAGCACTGATAGTAGATAACAACGTCACACCAGATTGGGCAAATTAAAATGTGACATTTCACTTATAAAGCCAAGGTGCTCTATGGACCATAATGTTTGTCCCTAATGTACTATGACATTTAAACTGTGATGGATATTGGTTATCTTTAATGATG harbors:
- the hmgcll1 gene encoding 3-hydroxy-3-methylglutaryl-CoA lyase, cytoplasmic — translated: MGSIPSAVKHCLSYETLAQDYPWLARWLQEEKYGAICEFPKTVKIVEVGPRDGLQNEKEMVPTEVKIQLINMLSETGLPVIEATSFVSFKWVPQMADHVDVLKGITKSPHVKYPVLTPNLRGYQAAVEAGATEVAVFGSASETFSKKNINCSIKESMLRFKEVISSAKQAGIPVRGYVSCALGCPYEGHIEPAKVTEVAKMMYDLGCYEISLGDTIGVGTPKLMANMLQSVMKEIPTSALAVHCHDTHGQALANILIALQMGISVVDSSVAGLGGCPYAPGASGNVSTEDVVYMLHGLGIETGVNLSKVINAGEFICQALNRRTHSKVAQATVKS